In Streptomyces sp. NBC_00306, a single genomic region encodes these proteins:
- a CDS encoding DedA family protein, producing the protein MTTLALGPSWLDPDYLIGTFGLIGVLVIVFAESGLLIGFFLPGDSLLFTTGLLVTTNKLDYPLWLVCLLIVLAAVIGDQVGYLFGRKVGPSLFKRPDSKLFKQENVEKAHDFFEKYGPKSLVLARFVPIVRTFTPIIAGVSRMNYRSFITFNIIGGTLWGAGVTLLGAALGKVEFVHQHIEAILILIVLVSVLPIAIEFLRARSKNKKAAVSAPDSDIPPARGGRHAKR; encoded by the coding sequence GTGACTACCCTTGCGCTCGGACCGAGCTGGCTGGACCCGGACTATCTGATCGGGACCTTCGGCCTGATCGGCGTGCTGGTCATCGTCTTCGCCGAGTCCGGACTGCTCATCGGCTTCTTCCTGCCGGGCGACTCGCTGCTGTTCACCACCGGTCTGCTGGTGACGACGAACAAGCTCGACTATCCGCTCTGGCTGGTCTGTCTGCTCATCGTGCTGGCGGCCGTGATCGGTGACCAGGTCGGCTATCTCTTCGGCCGCAAGGTCGGCCCCTCGCTCTTCAAGCGCCCGGACTCCAAGCTCTTCAAGCAGGAGAACGTCGAGAAGGCGCACGACTTCTTCGAGAAGTACGGCCCCAAGTCGCTGGTCCTCGCGCGCTTCGTGCCCATCGTGCGGACGTTCACGCCGATCATCGCCGGTGTGAGCCGGATGAACTACCGCTCGTTCATCACCTTCAACATCATCGGCGGCACCCTGTGGGGTGCGGGCGTGACGCTGCTCGGTGCCGCACTGGGCAAGGTCGAGTTCGTGCACCAGCACATCGAGGCGATCCTGATCCTCATCGTGCTCGTCTCGGTGCTGCCGATCGCGATCGAGTTCCTGCGGGCCCGCTCGAAGAACAAGAAGGCCGCGGTCTCCGCGCCCGACTCGGACATCCCGCCGGCCCGCGGCGGCCGCCACGCCAAGCGCTGA
- a CDS encoding threonine/serine ThrE exporter family protein: MVAEPEGPEDRKPQSDEAHSAFAPPTGLGQPDTADEDPTTTSEFAVPAGFAPDAPAEPEGSAFAPPRTYRARHSPPAFTPAQGIPMVRLTKDLPWQDRMRAMLKIPVGERPVPDAVQKQDDAGPAVPRVLDLTLRIGELLLAGGEGAEDVEAAMFAISRSYGLDRCEPTVTFTLLSITYQPSLVDDPVTANRTVRRRGTDYTRLAAVYRLIHEISSEESDVSLEEAYRTLAEIRRNRHPFPGWALTLSGGLLAGAASVLVGGNVLVFLAAAISAMLGDRLAWLCAGRGLPEFYQFVAAAMPPAAMGVALTLSPLEVRASAVITGGLFALIPGRALVAGVQDGLTGFYITAAARLLEVGYLVVGIVVGVLSVLYLGLALDAALNPETAIHSVERPVIQTLAAMALSLCFAVMLQQERDTVLLVTLNGGVAWVVYGALADTANVPPVAATAAAAGLVGLFGQVLSRYRFASALPYVTAAIGPLLPGSATYFGLLEIARGDLNAGLASLSKAAALALAIAIGVNLGGEVSRLFFRLPGVAEPSERRAAKRTRGF, encoded by the coding sequence GTGGTGGCGGAGCCGGAGGGTCCGGAAGACCGGAAGCCTCAGTCCGACGAGGCGCACAGCGCCTTTGCCCCACCTACGGGACTGGGCCAGCCCGATACGGCCGACGAGGATCCGACCACCACATCGGAGTTCGCGGTTCCGGCAGGGTTCGCCCCGGATGCTCCGGCCGAACCGGAAGGTTCCGCCTTCGCTCCGCCGCGGACCTACAGGGCCCGGCACTCACCGCCCGCCTTCACGCCCGCGCAGGGCATCCCGATGGTGAGGCTGACCAAGGATCTTCCGTGGCAGGACCGCATGCGGGCCATGCTGAAGATCCCGGTGGGCGAGCGCCCGGTCCCGGACGCGGTGCAGAAGCAGGACGACGCGGGCCCGGCCGTGCCGAGGGTGCTCGACCTGACGCTGCGTATCGGCGAGCTGCTGCTGGCGGGCGGCGAGGGCGCCGAGGACGTCGAGGCGGCGATGTTCGCCATCTCGCGTTCGTACGGTCTCGACCGCTGCGAGCCCACGGTCACCTTCACGCTGCTCTCGATCACGTATCAGCCCTCACTGGTCGACGACCCGGTGACGGCGAACCGGACCGTACGCCGGCGGGGCACCGACTACACCCGTCTCGCGGCCGTCTACCGGCTGATCCACGAGATCAGCTCGGAGGAGAGCGACGTCTCCCTGGAGGAGGCGTACCGGACGCTCGCGGAAATCCGCAGGAACCGGCACCCCTTTCCCGGCTGGGCGCTGACGCTGTCCGGCGGACTGCTGGCCGGAGCGGCATCCGTGCTGGTCGGCGGCAATGTTCTGGTGTTCCTGGCGGCGGCGATCAGTGCCATGCTCGGCGACCGGCTGGCGTGGCTGTGCGCGGGCCGCGGGCTGCCGGAGTTCTACCAGTTCGTGGCGGCGGCGATGCCCCCGGCCGCGATGGGGGTCGCGCTGACCCTGTCACCGCTGGAGGTCCGGGCGTCGGCGGTGATCACCGGTGGACTGTTCGCCCTGATCCCCGGGCGGGCGCTGGTCGCCGGCGTCCAGGACGGCCTGACCGGCTTCTACATCACCGCGGCCGCCCGCCTCCTGGAGGTCGGCTACCTCGTCGTCGGCATCGTCGTCGGGGTGCTCAGCGTGCTCTACCTGGGGCTGGCCCTGGACGCGGCGCTCAACCCCGAGACGGCCATCCACAGCGTGGAGCGGCCGGTGATCCAGACGCTGGCGGCGATGGCGCTGTCGTTGTGCTTCGCCGTGATGCTCCAGCAGGAGCGCGACACCGTGCTGCTGGTGACGCTCAACGGCGGTGTCGCCTGGGTGGTCTACGGCGCGCTCGCGGACACCGCGAACGTCCCGCCGGTCGCCGCCACGGCCGCCGCGGCCGGGCTGGTGGGTCTGTTCGGGCAGGTGCTGTCGCGCTACCGCTTCGCCTCGGCGCTGCCGTACGTCACCGCCGCGATCGGGCCGCTGCTGCCCGGTAGCGCGACGTACTTCGGGCTGCTGGAGATCGCGCGGGGTGATCTGAACGCGGGCCTCGCCTCGCTGTCCAAGGCGGCGGCGCTGGCCCTGGCCATCGCGATCGGGGTGAACCTCGGAGGCGAGGTCTCCCGGCTGTTCTTCCGGCTCCCGGGTGTCGCGGAACCGTCGGAGCGCCGCGCGGCCAAGCGGACACGCGGCTTCTAG
- a CDS encoding inorganic diphosphatase, producing the protein MEFDVTIEIPKGSRNKYEVDHETGRIRLDRRLFTSTSYPADYGFVENTLGEDGDPLDALVILDEPTFPGCLIKCRAIGMFRMTDEAGGDDKLLCVPASDPRVEHLRDIHHVSEFDRLEIQHFFEVYKDLEPGKSVEGANWVGRTEAEAEIEASYKRLEAQGGAH; encoded by the coding sequence GTGGAGTTCGACGTCACCATCGAGATCCCGAAGGGTTCGAGGAACAAGTACGAGGTGGACCACGAGACCGGTCGTATCCGCCTTGACCGTCGACTCTTCACCTCGACCAGCTACCCGGCCGACTACGGGTTCGTGGAGAACACCCTCGGCGAGGACGGTGACCCGCTGGACGCCCTGGTCATCCTCGACGAGCCGACCTTCCCCGGCTGTCTCATCAAGTGCCGTGCGATCGGCATGTTCCGGATGACCGACGAGGCGGGCGGCGACGACAAGCTGCTGTGCGTCCCGGCCTCCGACCCGCGGGTCGAGCACCTGCGCGACATCCACCACGTCTCCGAGTTCGACCGCCTGGAGATCCAGCACTTCTTCGAGGTCTACAAGGACCTGGAGCCCGGCAAGTCCGTGGAGGGCGCGAACTGGGTCGGCCGTACCGAGGCCGAGGCCGAGATCGAGGCCTCCTACAAGCGCCTCGAGGCGCAGGGCGGCGCGCACTGA
- the dacB gene encoding D-alanyl-D-alanine carboxypeptidase/D-alanyl-D-alanine endopeptidase, giving the protein MPVVRTWQLTAGAAVVGLALAAGAVAAAGPWDSGQRKAEREWAAARSPGGGVHHPRPVPGRPQPAPSAPGVLTALGIPGTAPATAPAAAPADLAEELLPLLGDPGLGTVQTASVVDLATGRALYGKGAATQMTPASTIKIATSVAALGALGPDHRIPTTATASKDGKVLTLVGGGDASLDRARLGVLAQRAASALKARGTTAVRLAYDVSLYKGPVRHPIGRNGNLAPVTPLMLHEGRVDERSTKDAERFDDPAREAARVFAQLLKDRGLTVAAEPTPGRPAAGSTPVAKVLSDPLSALVERLLTESNNDLAEAVARQTALATGRPASFVGAEAAVTAQLKKLKLPLAGARFADGSGLNRADRLSAGQLTALLALAADPDRPGLRPVLTGLPVAGFTGTLSGRYGATSPGTGLIRAKTGTLSQVNSLAGTVVAPDGRLLAFAFMAGGTADAGSAQPALDRLAAALAT; this is encoded by the coding sequence GTGCCAGTGGTCAGGACATGGCAGCTGACCGCGGGCGCGGCCGTGGTCGGGCTCGCCCTGGCTGCCGGGGCGGTGGCCGCGGCCGGCCCCTGGGACTCCGGTCAGCGTAAGGCCGAGAGGGAGTGGGCGGCCGCCCGGAGCCCGGGTGGTGGCGTACATCACCCCAGGCCGGTGCCGGGACGCCCGCAGCCCGCACCCAGCGCACCCGGCGTCCTCACCGCGCTCGGCATCCCCGGGACGGCTCCCGCCACCGCGCCGGCGGCCGCTCCGGCCGACCTCGCCGAGGAGCTCCTCCCGCTGCTCGGCGACCCCGGCCTCGGCACGGTGCAGACGGCCTCCGTCGTCGACCTCGCCACCGGCCGCGCGCTGTACGGCAAGGGGGCCGCCACCCAGATGACCCCGGCCTCCACGATCAAGATCGCCACCTCGGTCGCCGCCCTCGGCGCGCTCGGCCCCGACCACCGCATCCCCACCACGGCCACCGCCTCCAAGGACGGCAAGGTGCTCACCCTGGTCGGCGGCGGGGACGCCAGTCTGGACCGGGCACGTCTGGGCGTGCTCGCCCAGCGCGCGGCGAGCGCGCTGAAGGCGCGCGGCACCACCGCGGTGCGTCTCGCCTACGACGTCTCGCTCTACAAGGGCCCGGTGCGCCACCCCATCGGCCGGAACGGCAACCTCGCGCCGGTCACCCCGCTGATGCTCCACGAGGGCCGCGTCGACGAGCGGAGCACGAAGGACGCCGAACGCTTCGACGACCCCGCGCGCGAGGCGGCCCGCGTCTTCGCGCAATTGCTGAAGGACCGCGGCCTCACGGTCGCGGCCGAGCCCACGCCCGGCCGGCCCGCGGCGGGGTCGACGCCCGTCGCCAAGGTGCTCTCGGATCCCCTCTCCGCCCTCGTCGAGCGGCTGTTGACGGAGAGCAACAACGACCTCGCGGAGGCCGTCGCCCGTCAGACCGCTCTGGCCACCGGCCGGCCGGCGAGCTTCGTGGGCGCCGAGGCGGCCGTGACCGCGCAACTCAAGAAGCTGAAGCTGCCGTTGGCGGGGGCCCGCTTCGCCGACGGCAGCGGGCTGAACCGCGCCGACCGGCTCTCCGCGGGGCAGCTCACCGCCCTGTTGGCTCTCGCTGCCGACCCGGACCGTCCCGGACTGCGGCCGGTTCTCACGGGTCTCCCGGTCGCCGGCTTCACCGGAACCCTGTCGGGCCGCTACGGCGCCACCTCGCCGGGCACCGGCCTCATCCGCGCCAAGACAGGCACCCTGAGCCAGGTGAACTCCCTGGCGGGAACGGTCGTTGCCCCGGACGGACGACTCCTCGCGTTCGCCTTCATGGCGGGCGGCACAGCGGACGCGGGATCCGCCCAACCGGCCCTGGACCGGCTCGCGGCGGCACTCGCCACGTGA
- a CDS encoding zinc-dependent metalloprotease: MTSIGGAEMVDWNLAVATATRFVRPGPEVTREEARAVVAELRRHAKASEEHVRGFTQMIPESHQPEDTPVLVVDRAGWVRANVAGFRELLKPLLEKMQERRPGGPGGAVLGAVGGKVTGVELGMLLSFLASRVLGQYETFAPATRDLPAGSNGGGRLLLVAPNIVHVERELEVDPHDFRLWVCLHEETHRTQFTGVPWLRDHLEGEIQSFLGETEVDPMTVLERLREAAQSLSGARPEGEEDEGRSIVELVQTPAQREILGRLTAVMSLLEGHADFVMDGVGPDVVPSVAEIREKFQQRRARGASRLDQALRKLLGLDAKLRQYRDGERFVRAVVEEVGMDGFNRVWTSPNTLPTKAEIAKPADWVARVHRKAES; this comes from the coding sequence ATGACGAGCATCGGTGGTGCCGAGATGGTCGACTGGAACCTCGCCGTGGCGACCGCGACCCGCTTCGTGCGGCCCGGGCCCGAAGTGACCCGGGAGGAGGCGCGGGCCGTCGTCGCCGAGCTGCGACGGCATGCCAAGGCCTCGGAAGAGCATGTGCGCGGCTTCACGCAAATGATTCCCGAAAGCCATCAGCCCGAGGACACCCCGGTCCTGGTCGTGGACCGGGCGGGCTGGGTGCGGGCGAACGTCGCGGGCTTCCGCGAACTGCTCAAGCCCCTGCTGGAGAAGATGCAGGAGCGCCGCCCCGGCGGGCCCGGCGGTGCGGTCCTGGGCGCGGTCGGCGGCAAGGTCACCGGCGTCGAGCTGGGCATGCTGCTCTCCTTCCTGGCCTCGCGGGTCCTCGGCCAGTACGAGACCTTCGCCCCCGCCACCCGTGATCTGCCCGCGGGCTCCAACGGCGGCGGACGCCTCCTGCTGGTCGCGCCGAACATCGTCCATGTGGAGCGCGAGCTCGAGGTCGATCCGCACGACTTCCGGCTCTGGGTCTGTCTCCACGAGGAGACCCATCGCACGCAGTTCACCGGCGTGCCGTGGCTCCGTGACCACCTCGAGGGCGAGATCCAGTCATTTCTCGGCGAGACCGAGGTCGACCCGATGACCGTCCTGGAGCGTCTGCGCGAGGCGGCCCAGTCCCTGTCCGGGGCCCGTCCCGAGGGCGAGGAGGACGAGGGCCGCTCCATCGTGGAGCTGGTGCAGACCCCGGCCCAGCGGGAGATCCTCGGCCGGCTGACCGCCGTGATGTCCCTCCTGGAGGGTCATGCCGACTTCGTGATGGACGGCGTGGGTCCCGACGTCGTGCCCTCCGTGGCGGAGATCCGCGAGAAGTTCCAGCAGCGCAGGGCGCGTGGCGCGAGCCGGCTGGACCAGGCGCTGCGCAAGCTCCTCGGACTCGATGCCAAGCTGCGTCAGTACCGCGACGGCGAGCGTTTCGTCCGGGCTGTCGTGGAGGAGGTCGGTATGGACGGGTTCAACCGGGTATGGACGTCCCCGAACACTCTCCCGACCAAGGCGGAGATCGCCAAACCGGCGGACTGGGTCGCGCGGGTGCACCGTAAAGCAGAGTCCTGA
- the tilS gene encoding tRNA lysidine(34) synthetase TilS: MGPHPAVAAIRLAVRRVLHDVLTEHTETNEHSARLERTLSHAAAAPSGSHLPGRSALPVDEPLVLVACSGGADSMALASALAFEARKLSVRAGGVTVDHGLQDGSDLRAAEVAARLGSLGLDPVESITVHVGREGGPEAAARDARYAALDDAAERHGAAAVLLGHTRDDQAETVLLGLARGSGTRSLSGMAAVSGAAGRYRRPFLQLDRQTARKACMVQSLPVWDDPHNADPAYTRSRLRHEGLPALEKALGKGVVEALARTAQLSRDDADALDTWAADADASVRDDSGRLECAKLYALPPAVRRRVLRRAVIEAGAPAGSLFARHVEEVDRLITGWRGQGAINLPGRVEARRQGGRLVIRQG; encoded by the coding sequence ATGGGTCCCCATCCTGCGGTCGCGGCGATACGCCTGGCGGTCCGCCGCGTACTCCACGACGTACTCACCGAGCACACCGAGACAAACGAACACTCAGCCCGGCTCGAGCGCACCCTGAGCCATGCGGCCGCCGCGCCCTCCGGGTCCCACCTGCCCGGCCGGTCCGCCCTGCCCGTCGACGAGCCCCTCGTGCTCGTGGCCTGCTCCGGCGGCGCCGACTCGATGGCCCTCGCCTCCGCGCTCGCCTTCGAGGCACGCAAGCTCTCCGTCCGGGCCGGTGGCGTCACCGTCGACCACGGCCTCCAGGACGGCTCCGACCTCCGCGCGGCCGAAGTCGCCGCCCGCCTCGGCTCGCTGGGTCTCGATCCCGTCGAGTCCATCACCGTCCACGTGGGCCGCGAAGGCGGACCCGAGGCCGCGGCCCGCGACGCGCGCTATGCGGCGCTGGACGACGCGGCCGAACGCCACGGCGCTGCCGCCGTGCTCCTCGGCCACACCCGTGACGACCAGGCCGAAACCGTCCTGCTGGGCCTCGCGCGCGGCTCCGGGACCCGCTCGCTGTCCGGAATGGCGGCCGTCTCGGGGGCGGCCGGCCGTTACCGCAGACCCTTCCTCCAGCTCGACCGGCAGACCGCCCGCAAGGCCTGCATGGTCCAGTCGCTGCCCGTCTGGGACGACCCGCACAACGCCGACCCGGCCTACACCCGCTCCCGGCTGCGCCACGAGGGCCTGCCCGCCCTGGAGAAGGCGCTCGGCAAGGGCGTCGTCGAGGCCCTGGCCCGTACCGCGCAGCTCTCCCGCGACGACGCCGACGCCCTCGACACCTGGGCCGCCGACGCGGACGCCTCCGTCCGTGACGACTCGGGCCGGCTGGAGTGCGCCAAGCTCTACGCCCTGCCGCCCGCCGTACGCCGCCGGGTGCTGCGCCGGGCCGTCATCGAGGCCGGTGCGCCCGCGGGTTCGCTGTTCGCCCGTCACGTCGAAGAGGTCGACCGGCTGATCACCGGCTGGCGCGGCCAGGGGGCCATCAATCTGCCCGGCCGCGTCGAGGCGCGACGGCAGGGTGGCAGACTGGTCATTCGGCAAGGCTGA
- the hpt gene encoding hypoxanthine phosphoribosyltransferase, with amino-acid sequence MNEKDLGTDLQSVLITKEEIDAKLAELAAKIDAEYAGKDLLLVGVLKGAVMVMADLARALSTPVTMDWMAVSSYGAGTQSSGVVRILKDLDTDIKGKHVLIVEDIIDSGLTLSWLLSNLGSREPASLEVCTLLRKPDAAKVAIDVKWIGFDIPNEFVVGYGLDYAEKYRNVPFVGTLAPHVYGG; translated from the coding sequence GTGAACGAGAAGGACTTGGGCACCGACCTTCAGTCGGTGCTCATCACCAAGGAAGAGATCGACGCGAAGCTGGCGGAGCTCGCCGCGAAGATCGACGCGGAGTACGCGGGCAAGGATCTGCTCCTCGTCGGTGTGCTCAAGGGCGCCGTGATGGTGATGGCGGATCTGGCGCGCGCGCTGTCCACGCCCGTCACCATGGACTGGATGGCGGTGTCGTCCTACGGCGCGGGCACCCAGTCGTCGGGTGTCGTCCGGATCCTCAAGGACCTGGACACCGACATCAAGGGCAAGCACGTCCTGATCGTCGAGGACATCATCGACTCCGGCCTCACGCTCTCGTGGCTGCTCTCGAACCTCGGATCGCGCGAGCCGGCCTCCCTCGAGGTCTGCACGCTGCTGCGTAAGCCGGATGCCGCAAAGGTGGCGATCGACGTGAAGTGGATCGGCTTCGACATCCCGAACGAGTTCGTCGTCGGGTACGGGCTGGACTACGCGGAGAAGTACCGCAACGTGCCGTTCGTCGGCACGCTCGCACCGCACGTCTACGGCGGCTGA
- the ftsH gene encoding ATP-dependent zinc metalloprotease FtsH, which translates to MDVKRYFRGPVMWIVLAVLAVVVLMQVVGSSGGYKTVDTGEVVQAIDKNQVDQVKLTTGDEQIIKVDLKDGQKVKGSDKIQASYIGTQGADLAQTLQTKFEAGDIEKGYTVSPSKQSPFVSVLLSLLPFVLIVVVFLFLMNQMQGGGSRVMNFGKSKAKLITKDTPKTTFADVAGSDEAVEELHEIKEFLQEPAKFQAVGAKIPKGVLLYGPPGTGKTLLARAVAGEAGVPFYSISGSDFVEMFVGVGASRVRDLFEQAKANAPAIVFVDEIDAVGRHRGAGLGGGHDEREQTLNQLLVEMDGFDVKGGVILIAATNRPDILDPALLRPGRFDRQIAVDRPDMQGRLEILKVHQKGKPVAPDVDLGAVARRTPGFTGADLSNVLNEAALLTARGNKKLVDNNALDEAIDRVVAGPQKRTRIMSDKEKKITAYHEGGHALVAAASPNSDPVHKITILSRGRALGYTMVLPDEDKYSTTRNEMLDQLAYMLGGRAAEELVFHDPTTGAANDIEKATATARAMVTQYGMTERLGAIKFGGDNSEPFLGREMGHQRDYSEEVAALVDEEVKKLIETAHNEAWEILVENRDVLDNLVLQLLEKETLGKEQIAEIFAPIVRRPARPAWTGSTRRTPSTRPPVLSPKELALTNGAVGANGAIPADSSSVEAVPEERPES; encoded by the coding sequence ATGGACGTGAAGCGATACTTCCGTGGGCCGGTCATGTGGATCGTGCTGGCCGTCCTCGCCGTGGTCGTGTTGATGCAGGTCGTCGGCTCGTCCGGCGGCTACAAGACGGTGGACACCGGCGAGGTCGTCCAGGCGATCGACAAGAACCAGGTCGACCAGGTCAAGCTGACCACTGGCGACGAACAGATCATCAAGGTCGATCTGAAGGACGGCCAGAAGGTCAAGGGCAGCGACAAGATCCAGGCGAGCTACATCGGCACCCAGGGTGCCGATCTGGCGCAGACGCTGCAGACGAAGTTCGAGGCCGGCGACATCGAGAAGGGTTACACCGTCTCGCCGTCGAAGCAGAGCCCGTTCGTCTCGGTGCTGCTCTCGCTGCTGCCCTTCGTCCTCATCGTCGTGGTCTTCCTGTTCCTGATGAATCAGATGCAGGGCGGCGGCTCCCGAGTCATGAACTTCGGGAAGTCCAAGGCCAAGCTGATCACCAAGGACACTCCGAAGACGACCTTCGCCGATGTGGCGGGGTCCGACGAAGCCGTCGAGGAACTCCACGAGATCAAGGAGTTCCTGCAGGAGCCGGCCAAGTTCCAGGCCGTCGGCGCCAAGATCCCGAAGGGTGTGCTGCTCTACGGCCCGCCCGGTACGGGCAAGACGCTGCTCGCTCGCGCTGTCGCGGGCGAGGCGGGCGTCCCGTTCTACTCGATCTCCGGTTCCGACTTCGTCGAGATGTTCGTCGGTGTCGGTGCCTCCCGAGTCCGTGACCTCTTCGAGCAGGCCAAGGCGAACGCTCCGGCGATCGTCTTCGTCGATGAGATCGACGCCGTCGGCCGGCACCGCGGTGCGGGTCTCGGCGGTGGCCACGACGAGCGCGAGCAGACGCTCAACCAGCTGCTCGTCGAGATGGACGGCTTCGACGTGAAGGGCGGCGTCATCCTGATCGCCGCCACCAACCGGCCGGACATCCTCGACCCGGCGCTGCTGCGCCCGGGCCGGTTCGACCGGCAGATCGCGGTCGACCGTCCCGACATGCAGGGCCGTCTCGAGATCCTCAAGGTCCACCAGAAGGGCAAGCCGGTCGCTCCGGACGTCGACCTGGGTGCTGTCGCCCGTCGTACGCCGGGCTTCACCGGTGCGGACCTGTCGAACGTGCTGAACGAAGCGGCGCTCCTCACGGCGCGCGGCAACAAGAAGCTCGTCGACAACAACGCGCTGGACGAGGCGATCGACCGTGTGGTCGCGGGCCCGCAGAAGCGGACCCGGATCATGTCGGACAAGGAGAAGAAGATCACCGCGTACCACGAGGGCGGACACGCCCTGGTCGCGGCGGCCTCACCGAACTCCGACCCGGTCCACAAGATCACCATCCTGTCCCGCGGCAGAGCCCTGGGTTACACGATGGTCCTGCCGGACGAGGACAAGTACTCGACCACGCGCAACGAAATGCTCGACCAGCTGGCTTACATGCTGGGCGGGCGCGCGGCCGAGGAGCTCGTCTTCCACGACCCGACCACGGGCGCGGCGAACGACATCGAGAAGGCCACGGCCACGGCTCGCGCCATGGTCACGCAGTACGGCATGACCGAGCGTCTCGGCGCGATCAAGTTCGGTGGCGACAACTCCGAGCCCTTCCTGGGCCGTGAGATGGGTCACCAGCGCGACTACTCGGAAGAGGTCGCGGCCCTGGTCGACGAAGAGGTCAAGAAGCTCATCGAGACCGCCCACAACGAAGCGTGGGAGATCCTCGTCGAGAATCGCGACGTCCTCGACAATCTGGTGCTCCAGCTGCTGGAGAAGGAGACCCTCGGCAAGGAGCAGATCGCCGAGATCTTCGCCCCGATCGTGAGGCGCCCGGCCCGCCCGGCGTGGACGGGTTCCACCCGCCGCACGCCGTCCACGCGGCCGCCGGTGCTCTCACCGAAGGAGCTGGCGCTGACCAACGGCGCGGTCGGTGCCAACGGCGCGATCCCGGCGGACTCCTCCTCCGTGGAGGCGGTCCCGGAGGAGCGCCCGGAGAGCTGA
- the folE gene encoding GTP cyclohydrolase I FolE, with amino-acid sequence MTDPVTLDGEGTIGEFDEKRAENAVRELLIAVGEDPDREGLRETPTRVARAYREIFAGLWQQPEDVLTTTFDLGHDEMVLVKDIEVMSSCEHHLVPFVGVAHVGYIPSVDGKITGLSKIARLVDVFARRPQVQERLTTQIADSLMEILEPRGVIVVVECEHMCMTMRGVRKPGAKTITSAVRGQLRHAATRNEAMSLIMAR; translated from the coding sequence ATGACCGACCCGGTGACGCTGGACGGCGAGGGCACGATCGGCGAATTCGACGAGAAGCGTGCAGAGAACGCCGTACGCGAACTGCTCATCGCGGTCGGCGAGGACCCGGACCGCGAGGGCCTGCGGGAGACACCGACGCGCGTGGCGCGGGCGTACCGGGAGATATTCGCCGGACTGTGGCAGCAGCCCGAGGACGTGCTGACGACGACGTTCGACCTCGGTCACGACGAGATGGTCCTGGTGAAGGACATCGAGGTGATGAGCTCCTGCGAGCACCACCTGGTGCCCTTCGTCGGCGTCGCGCACGTCGGCTACATCCCCTCCGTCGACGGGAAGATCACCGGACTGTCGAAGATCGCCCGTCTCGTCGACGTCTTCGCCCGCCGGCCGCAGGTGCAGGAGCGGCTGACGACACAGATCGCCGACTCGCTGATGGAGATCCTGGAGCCGCGCGGAGTGATCGTGGTCGTGGAGTGCGAGCACATGTGCATGACGATGCGCGGGGTCCGGAAGCCGGGCGCGAAGACGATCACGTCCGCGGTCCGGGGGCAGCTGCGTCACGCGGCGACGCGCAACGAGGCGATGAGCCTGATCATGGCGCGCTGA
- a CDS encoding DUF3180 domain-containing protein — translation MKQLRLGVLAGLFAAAGVLSWGAARLWESFGTLPSVPLAAPIVLAVIAVVLTATALSLRARLRAQRERRPGAKGVEPLMAARAVVFGQASALVAALVSGMYGGTGVFLLSSLDIPARRDQAVYAGFSVVAGIAVIAAAFFLERVCKLPEDDDEGPAPA, via the coding sequence GTGAAGCAACTACGGCTCGGTGTACTGGCCGGTCTCTTCGCCGCGGCCGGGGTGCTGTCCTGGGGCGCCGCCCGCCTGTGGGAGTCGTTCGGCACCCTGCCGAGCGTCCCGCTGGCCGCTCCCATCGTGCTGGCGGTGATCGCGGTCGTCCTGACCGCCACCGCCCTCTCCCTGCGGGCCCGCCTCCGCGCCCAGCGCGAGCGCCGCCCCGGCGCGAAGGGCGTCGAGCCGCTGATGGCGGCCCGTGCGGTGGTGTTCGGCCAGGCGAGCGCACTGGTGGCGGCGCTGGTGAGCGGGATGTACGGCGGCACGGGAGTGTTCCTGCTGAGCTCCCTGGACATCCCGGCCCGCCGTGACCAGGCGGTCTACGCGGGCTTCTCGGTCGTCGCGGGCATCGCGGTGATCGCGGCGGCTTTCTTCCTGGAGCGGGTCTGCAAACTCCCCGAGGACGACGACGAGGGCCCGGCCCCGGCGTAG